One window from the genome of Enterobacteriaceae bacterium Kacie_13 encodes:
- a CDS encoding GNAT family N-acetyltransferase — MLIRTEIPVDAAGIDRLLRSAFPTGAEADLVQELREDGLLTLGVVATDDEGGVVGYVAFCPVDIQGEDRNWVGLAPLAVEESLRRQGLGEKLIYEGLDSLNEFGYAAVVVLGDPAYYGRFGFKPAASHDLHCRWPGAEQTFQLFTLTDDALTNASGEVVFPPAFNRF, encoded by the coding sequence ATGTTAATCCGAACTGAAATTCCTGTTGATGCAGCGGGCATTGACCGTCTGTTGCGTTCCGCTTTCCCGACGGGCGCAGAAGCCGATCTGGTGCAGGAACTGCGCGAAGACGGTTTACTGACGCTGGGCGTGGTGGCAACCGATGACGAAGGCGGCGTAGTGGGGTATGTCGCATTTTGCCCGGTCGATATTCAGGGTGAAGACCGCAACTGGGTCGGACTGGCACCGCTGGCGGTGGAAGAATCTCTGCGCCGTCAGGGGCTCGGCGAAAAGTTAATTTACGAAGGGTTAGATTCCCTGAACGAATTCGGTTACGCCGCGGTGGTTGTGCTGGGTGACCCGGCTTATTATGGTCGCTTCGGTTTTAAACCGGCGGCGTCGCATGACTTGCATTGCCGCTGGCCGGGCGCGGAACAAACTTTCCAGCTGTTCACGCTCACTGACGATGCGCTCACTAACGCCAGCGGAGAAGTGGTCTTCCCGCCTGCGTTCAACCGGTTCTGA
- a CDS encoding SCP2 domain-containing protein gives MLQKLRARMVRQGPSLLSVPLKFTPFALRRQVLQQVLSWQLRQALADGELDFLDSRWLKIDVTDLSLSWQMSVEAGKLVIREEGVADVSFSGCANDLILIAARKEDPDTLFFQRRLRIEGDTELGLYVKNLMDSIDLDTMPVLLKNGLLHLADFVEAGMQEDREPQAPVTEPC, from the coding sequence GTGTTGCAAAAACTACGTGCACGTATGGTTCGTCAGGGGCCATCCCTGTTAAGTGTGCCTTTAAAATTCACCCCTTTCGCGCTACGGCGTCAGGTTTTGCAGCAGGTGTTGAGCTGGCAGCTACGTCAGGCGCTGGCCGACGGTGAACTGGATTTTTTGGACAGCCGTTGGTTAAAAATTGATGTCACCGATCTCAGTCTGAGCTGGCAGATGTCAGTGGAAGCTGGAAAACTGGTGATCCGCGAAGAAGGCGTCGCCGATGTCAGTTTCAGCGGTTGCGCCAATGATCTGATCCTGATCGCCGCCCGCAAAGAAGATCCGGACACGCTGTTCTTCCAGCGCCGTCTGCGCATTGAGGGTGATACCGAACTCGGTCTGTATGTGAAGAATCTGATGGATTCTATCGATCTTGATACCATGCCTGTGCTGTTGAAAAACGGTCTGTTGCATCTGGCCGATTTTGTCGAAGCGGGTATGCAGGAGGACCGTGAGCCGCAAGCTCCGGTAACTGAACCATGTTAA
- a CDS encoding U32 family peptidase: MELLCPAGNLPALKAAVDNGADAVYIGLKDDTNARHFAGLNFTEKKLQEAANYVHRHRRKLHIAINTFAHPDGYQRWERAVDMAAQLGADALILADIAMLDYAANKYPHVERHVSVQASATNDEAIRFYKRNFDVARVVLPRVLSMHQVRQLSRTTVVPLEVFAFGSLCIMAEGRCYLSSYLTGESPNTVGACSPARFVRWQQTAQGMESRLNDVLIDRYDEGENAGYPTLCKGRYLVDGAKYHALEEPTSLNTLELLPELFAANIASVKIEGRQRSPAYVSQVARVWRAAIDRCMADPQNFKTDAAWMSTLGAMSEGTQTTLGAYHRKWQ; this comes from the coding sequence ATGGAGCTACTTTGCCCGGCAGGGAATTTACCTGCGCTGAAAGCGGCAGTCGATAATGGTGCCGATGCGGTTTATATCGGCCTGAAAGACGATACCAATGCGCGTCATTTTGCCGGCCTGAATTTCACCGAGAAAAAGCTCCAGGAGGCGGCCAACTATGTTCACCGTCATCGCCGCAAACTGCATATTGCCATCAATACATTTGCGCACCCTGACGGTTATCAGCGCTGGGAACGCGCCGTGGACATGGCCGCGCAGCTCGGTGCCGATGCCTTAATCCTCGCGGATATCGCGATGCTTGATTACGCCGCCAATAAATATCCTCATGTCGAACGCCACGTCTCGGTGCAGGCATCCGCTACCAACGACGAAGCGATCCGTTTCTATAAACGTAATTTCGACGTCGCCCGCGTGGTGTTGCCGCGTGTGCTTTCCATGCATCAGGTGCGCCAGCTCTCACGCACGACGGTTGTGCCGCTGGAAGTGTTCGCGTTCGGCAGCCTGTGCATCATGGCCGAAGGCCGCTGCTATCTGTCCTCCTATCTGACCGGTGAATCCCCGAACACCGTTGGCGCGTGTTCGCCGGCGCGCTTCGTCCGCTGGCAGCAAACCGCACAGGGCATGGAATCCCGCCTGAACGACGTGCTGATCGACCGTTATGACGAAGGCGAAAATGCCGGATATCCGACGCTGTGCAAAGGCCGTTATCTGGTGGATGGTGCGAAGTATCACGCGCTGGAAGAGCCGACCAGCCTGAATACGCTGGAGCTTCTGCCGGAACTGTTTGCCGCCAATATTGCGTCAGTGAAGATTGAGGGGCGCCAGCGCAGCCCGGCGTATGTCAGCCAGGTCGCCCGCGTCTGGCGTGCGGCGATCGACCGTTGCATGGCCGATCCACAGAATTTCAAAACCGATGCCGCGTGGATGAGCACGCTGGGTGCAATGTCTGAAGGTACGCAAACCACGCTCGGTGCGTATCACCGCAAATGGCAGTGA
- a CDS encoding U32 family peptidase, translating into MKYSLGAILYYWPKAQVEAFYQAAAESSADVIYIGENVCTKRREMKVNDWMEIARQLAATGKQVVISTLALLQAPSELNELKRYVENGEFLLEANDFGAVNMAAERNLPFVAGHALNCYNAVTLKILQKQGMVRWCMPVELSRDWLVNLLNQCQDLGIRDKFEVEVLSYGHLPLAYSARCFTARSENKAKDECETCCIDYPQGRKVLSQENQQVFVLNGIQTQSGYCYNLGNELMSMQGLVDIVRLSPESMDSLTTLEAFRNNERGLAPLHLTDKADCNGYWQRVAGLELRQ; encoded by the coding sequence ATGAAATATTCTTTAGGAGCGATCCTTTATTACTGGCCGAAAGCGCAGGTTGAAGCGTTTTATCAGGCCGCCGCAGAAAGCAGCGCCGACGTAATTTATATCGGGGAAAATGTCTGCACCAAACGCCGTGAAATGAAAGTGAACGACTGGATGGAAATCGCGCGCCAGCTGGCAGCGACCGGCAAACAGGTCGTCATCTCCACGCTGGCCTTATTACAGGCGCCTTCCGAACTGAATGAGCTGAAGCGTTACGTCGAAAACGGTGAGTTTCTCCTGGAAGCTAATGATTTCGGCGCCGTAAATATGGCGGCGGAGCGCAACCTGCCGTTTGTGGCTGGCCATGCACTGAACTGCTACAACGCGGTCACACTTAAGATTTTGCAAAAACAGGGGATGGTGCGCTGGTGTATGCCCGTCGAGCTTTCCCGCGACTGGCTGGTGAATCTGCTGAATCAGTGTCAGGATCTGGGTATTCGCGATAAGTTTGAAGTGGAAGTGCTCTCCTACGGACACCTGCCGCTGGCGTACTCGGCACGCTGTTTCACCGCGCGTTCGGAAAATAAAGCCAAGGACGAATGCGAAACCTGCTGCATTGATTATCCGCAGGGTCGCAAAGTGCTGTCGCAGGAAAATCAGCAGGTGTTTGTGCTTAATGGTATCCAGACACAGAGTGGCTATTGCTACAATCTCGGCAATGAATTGATGTCGATGCAGGGGCTGGTGGATATCGTGCGGCTGTCCCCGGAAAGCATGGATTCCCTCACCACGCTGGAAGCCTTCCGTAACAACGAGCGCGGATTAGCACCGCTTCATCTGACCGATAAAGCTGACTGTAACGGTTACTGGCAGCGTGTCGCCGGGCTGGAGCTGCGTCAGTAA
- a CDS encoding ABC transporter permease, which translates to MTRREWFKTWWGTFSKVLTGLLDKPMWMMLLISLCVMSLVYANRTVWDLPVAVVDQDHSSASRMLTRQLDATSKVKTVQYENLADAEHDLALRQLFAVIIMPVDLEKKILAGQNIVIPVYGDATNRLANGQIQQDVLAAYQSILTQYNSDLLLRNGFSERQASVVLSPMVGQTLDLFNPGISFAAIIFPGLLVMLLQHSLLIASVRVSIVLNSGPSGKPAIPAFLGGISALIPVWLFLSIVLFVLWPWILGYRQTASIPEILLLTFPFLLAVLGLGKLVTECLRSVELIYLTLAFLTTPVFYISGTIWPLQAMPAWVRGISSMLPSTWATKAIAGVNQMGLPFKDVGGDILMLLLLCGFYTFIGIAVGMLRDGVRLRTMFRRKHKSA; encoded by the coding sequence ATGACCCGTCGTGAATGGTTCAAAACCTGGTGGGGTACGTTCAGCAAAGTGCTTACCGGCCTGCTCGATAAACCAATGTGGATGATGTTGCTGATCTCGCTGTGCGTAATGAGCCTGGTCTACGCCAACCGTACGGTGTGGGATTTGCCGGTGGCGGTGGTTGATCAGGACCACAGCTCCGCCAGCCGGATGCTGACCCGTCAGCTTGACGCTACATCGAAAGTCAAAACCGTGCAGTACGAAAATCTGGCGGATGCGGAACACGATCTGGCGCTGCGCCAGCTGTTCGCGGTGATTATCATGCCGGTCGATCTTGAAAAGAAAATTCTCGCCGGTCAGAACATTGTGATCCCGGTGTACGGCGATGCCACCAACCGGCTGGCGAACGGCCAGATCCAGCAGGATGTACTGGCTGCGTACCAGTCGATCCTTACGCAGTACAATAGCGATCTCCTGTTGCGTAACGGATTCAGCGAACGACAGGCCAGCGTGGTGTTGTCGCCAATGGTCGGCCAGACGCTCGATCTGTTTAACCCCGGCATCAGTTTCGCGGCAATCATTTTTCCCGGTCTGCTGGTGATGTTATTACAGCATTCTCTGTTGATCGCCAGCGTGCGCGTCAGCATCGTTCTTAACAGCGGCCCCTCCGGGAAACCGGCAATCCCGGCATTTCTCGGCGGGATTTCTGCGCTGATCCCGGTGTGGTTATTTTTGTCGATCGTTCTGTTCGTGCTGTGGCCATGGATTTTAGGCTACCGGCAGACGGCGAGTATTCCTGAGATCCTCTTGCTGACGTTTCCGTTCCTGCTGGCCGTGTTAGGGCTGGGTAAACTGGTGACGGAATGCCTGCGCAGCGTTGAACTTATCTACCTGACGTTAGCTTTTCTGACCACGCCTGTCTTCTACATTTCCGGCACTATCTGGCCGCTTCAGGCGATGCCCGCGTGGGTGAGGGGGATTTCTTCCATGCTGCCTTCGACGTGGGCGACCAAAGCGATTGCCGGGGTGAATCAGATGGGGTTGCCGTTCAAAGACGTCGGCGGCGATATTCTGATGCTGCTGCTTCTCTGCGGGTTTTACACCTTTATCGGTATCGCGGTGGGGATGTTGCGCGATGGCGTCCGGCTGCGGACGATGTTCAGACGTAAGCATAAAAGCGCATGA
- a CDS encoding ABC transporter permease translates to MKRVKAPRSERIKAGWRCFSRAFNREVSFAFRKPVIHWLCWIFPLLLFGLISSNFSEGTLLDLPVSVVDNDHSSLSKTLVRKLDAGSHAHVQVFNGGLQEAEYRLRTAQDYALLYIPTDFEADVLAGKQPSVVLYYNALFYGAGLYSTQDFSGLITELNTRYRSIIAKEIGKTLPSLASVDLSYGSLFNASGSYIYYQQFAATIHLLQLFTVTCMIYVMARSQALLSAPSFTLALLGKLAPYTLCFTTLLMVEIAMLVGFFDARVSGNPLYMLLVGFFYVIAAQSLGLLLFTFTKTTITAYTMMGIFVSIALTFSGMAVPVLSMPLPARIISGIEPLSYALAAMFDVFLREVSVRGILMVCAILLIYPLITGFLVRRRLYLRMKQQEPGK, encoded by the coding sequence GTGAAGCGGGTCAAAGCGCCGCGCAGTGAAAGGATAAAGGCCGGATGGCGCTGCTTTAGCCGTGCTTTTAACCGCGAGGTCAGTTTTGCCTTCCGTAAACCGGTGATTCACTGGCTGTGCTGGATTTTCCCCTTGCTGCTGTTCGGGCTTATCAGCAGCAATTTTTCGGAAGGCACTTTGCTGGACTTACCGGTATCGGTAGTCGATAACGATCACAGCAGTCTCTCGAAAACACTGGTCCGTAAACTCGATGCCGGTTCCCACGCTCATGTGCAGGTTTTCAACGGTGGATTGCAGGAGGCCGAATACCGGCTGCGCACGGCACAAGATTACGCGCTGCTGTATATTCCCACGGATTTCGAAGCCGACGTGTTGGCCGGAAAACAGCCGAGCGTTGTTCTGTACTATAACGCTTTGTTCTATGGTGCCGGTTTATACTCCACGCAGGATTTCAGCGGGCTTATCACCGAACTCAACACCCGCTACCGTTCGATTATCGCCAAGGAAATCGGCAAAACGCTGCCGTCGCTGGCGAGCGTTGATCTCTCCTACGGTAGCCTGTTTAACGCCAGCGGCAGTTACATTTACTACCAGCAGTTCGCCGCCACCATTCACCTGCTGCAACTTTTCACCGTGACTTGCATGATCTACGTGATGGCACGCAGTCAGGCGTTGCTCAGCGCACCGTCGTTTACCCTGGCGTTGCTCGGAAAACTTGCCCCGTACACATTGTGTTTCACGACCTTGCTGATGGTGGAAATCGCCATGCTGGTGGGGTTCTTTGATGCGCGGGTTAGCGGCAATCCGCTCTATATGTTGCTTGTCGGCTTTTTCTATGTGATTGCCGCCCAGAGCCTCGGGCTGCTGCTGTTCACCTTCACTAAAACCACCATTACCGCCTACACCATGATGGGGATCTTCGTCAGTATCGCGCTGACCTTCTCCGGCATGGCGGTGCCGGTGCTCTCGATGCCGCTGCCTGCACGTATTATCTCCGGCATCGAACCGCTCAGTTACGCGCTGGCCGCGATGTTTGACGTCTTCCTGCGAGAGGTCTCAGTGCGCGGCATTCTGATGGTTTGCGCCATCCTGCTGATTTACCCGCTGATCACCGGCTTCCTCGTGCGCAGGCGGTTATACCTGCGGATGAAACAACAGGAGCCAGGAAAATGA
- a CDS encoding biotin/lipoyl-binding protein: MSKRILLTLLLVAVAVSLAVLFRAHNQDLLLQGEVDAPEVIVASKAKGRVIERHVERGDDVKAGQLLITLDSPEMMAQLRALEAARDQAKAQLDLSVNGTREESIRNLKATLAQSQAEYINARDLYNRNARVAAKGFISASDLEDSRRARDSAYQQVLVAKANLDEGTNGDRVEQRESYAAQLRQAEENLLELKAQTDDLQVKAPVDGEVGPIPVEVGELESANSPLLTLVRLPDAYFVFNLREDILAGVRKGDKVQMRVPALNNQLIEAEVRYIAPLGDYATKRATRATGDFDLKTFEVRLYPAKPVPGLRQGMSALWQWKAK; encoded by the coding sequence ATGAGCAAACGTATTTTATTGACCCTTCTGCTGGTCGCCGTAGCGGTGTCTTTAGCGGTCTTATTCCGCGCGCACAATCAGGATTTATTGTTGCAGGGCGAAGTGGATGCGCCTGAGGTTATTGTCGCCTCGAAAGCCAAAGGGCGCGTGATTGAGCGCCATGTTGAGCGGGGGGATGATGTCAAAGCCGGCCAGTTGCTGATTACTCTCGACAGCCCGGAAATGATGGCGCAGCTGCGTGCACTGGAAGCAGCACGTGATCAGGCGAAAGCTCAGCTCGACCTCTCCGTAAACGGTACACGTGAAGAAAGTATTCGTAACCTGAAAGCCACGCTGGCGCAGTCTCAGGCCGAATATATCAACGCCCGCGATCTCTACAACCGCAACGCCAGGGTCGCGGCGAAAGGCTTTATTTCTGCCTCTGATTTAGAAGATTCCCGCCGTGCCCGCGACAGCGCCTATCAGCAGGTGCTGGTCGCCAAAGCCAATCTTGATGAAGGCACTAACGGCGACCGCGTTGAACAACGCGAAAGCTACGCCGCACAGCTGCGTCAGGCGGAAGAAAATTTACTTGAGCTGAAAGCGCAAACCGACGACTTACAGGTCAAAGCGCCGGTTGATGGAGAAGTGGGGCCGATCCCGGTAGAAGTTGGCGAGCTGGAAAGTGCTAACAGTCCGTTGCTGACATTAGTCCGCCTGCCGGATGCCTATTTTGTTTTTAACCTGCGTGAAGATATTCTGGCTGGCGTGCGCAAAGGCGACAAAGTGCAAATGCGCGTGCCTGCGTTGAACAATCAGCTGATTGAGGCTGAAGTGCGCTACATCGCGCCGCTAGGCGATTACGCCACCAAACGTGCGACGCGTGCGACGGGCGACTTCGATCTCAAGACCTTCGAAGTGCGTCTGTACCCGGCGAAACCGGTGCCCGGTCTGCGTCAGGGCATGAGCGCGCTGTGGCAGTGGAAGGCGAAGTGA
- a CDS encoding luciferase-like monooxygenase yields MSDKHTVPLSVLDLAPVPQGSDPAQAFKSSLELAQHAEKWGYQRYWMAEHHNMTGIASAATSVLLGYIAGGTKSIRVGSGGVMLPNHSPLVIAEQFGTLATLYPNRVDLGLGRAPGTDQRTMIALRRHLSGEIDNFPKDVQELQMYFGEVQPHQAVQAVPGQGLHVPIWLLGSSLYSAQLAAALGLPFAFASHFAPDMLYQALAIYRSKFQPSGQLEKPYAMVCLNAIGADTDEEARRMFTSNQQQFINLRRGMPGKLPAPVDNIESLWSASERFGVDNALRMSVVGNKDTLRQGLQSILRETQADELMINGQIFDQQARLRSFEIVSELQGDLVKEQRIS; encoded by the coding sequence ATGTCTGATAAACACACCGTTCCCCTTTCCGTTCTCGATCTGGCACCTGTTCCACAAGGTTCTGATCCCGCGCAGGCCTTTAAATCGTCCCTGGAACTGGCGCAACATGCTGAGAAATGGGGCTATCAACGTTACTGGATGGCAGAACACCACAACATGACCGGCATCGCCAGCGCGGCGACATCGGTATTGCTGGGTTACATCGCGGGCGGCACGAAATCTATTCGCGTCGGTTCCGGCGGTGTCATGCTGCCCAACCATTCCCCGCTGGTGATTGCCGAACAGTTCGGCACGCTGGCCACGCTGTATCCGAACCGTGTCGATCTGGGTCTTGGCCGTGCGCCGGGTACCGATCAGCGCACCATGATTGCTCTTCGCCGTCATCTTTCCGGCGAAATCGATAACTTCCCGAAAGATGTGCAGGAATTGCAGATGTATTTCGGTGAAGTTCAGCCGCATCAGGCAGTTCAGGCCGTACCGGGTCAGGGATTGCATGTGCCAATCTGGTTGCTGGGTTCAAGCCTGTACAGCGCTCAGCTGGCTGCCGCGCTCGGGTTACCCTTCGCCTTTGCATCGCATTTCGCGCCGGACATGCTGTATCAGGCATTAGCGATTTACCGCAGCAAGTTCCAGCCCTCCGGGCAGCTTGAAAAGCCGTATGCGATGGTGTGTCTCAACGCTATTGGCGCAGATACCGATGAAGAAGCGCGCCGGATGTTTACCTCCAATCAGCAGCAGTTTATTAATCTGCGCCGCGGTATGCCGGGCAAACTGCCTGCACCGGTGGATAACATAGAAAGCCTGTGGTCTGCATCAGAACGCTTTGGTGTGGATAACGCACTGCGTATGTCGGTGGTCGGTAATAAAGACACACTGCGTCAGGGTTTGCAGTCGATTCTGCGTGAAACGCAAGCCGATGAGCTGATGATCAATGGACAGATTTTTGACCAGCAGGCGCGTTTGCGCTCGTTTGAAATCGTCTCTGAGTTACAGGGCGATTTGGTGAAAGAACAGCGCATCAGCTAA
- a CDS encoding DEAD/DEAH family ATP-dependent RNA helicase, giving the protein MTTELEISFADLGLSAPIISALTDLGYEKPSPIQAECIPHLLSGRDVLGMAQTGSGKTAAFSLPLLHNIDASLKAPQILVLAPTRELAVQVAEAMTDFSKHMHGVNVVALYGGQRYDVQLRALRQGPQVVVGTPGRLLDHLKRGTLNLSNLSGLVLDEADEMLRMGFIEDVETIMAQIPAQHQTALFSATMPEAIRRITRRFMKDPQEVRIQSSITTRPDISQSYWTVHGLRKNEALVRFLEAEDFDAAIIFVRTKSATLEVAEALERSGYSSAALNGDMNQALREQTLERLKDGRLDILIATDVAARGLDVERISLVVNYDIPMDSESYVHRIGRTGRAGRAGRALLFVENRERRLLRNIERTMKLTIPEVEIPTADVLGERRLAKFAAKVQQQLESSDLDQYRALLAKLQPAEELDIETLAAALLKMAQGERPLIVAADPIFKSRPPRREFEERGDRGDRGDRRDRPARSNDRPARDGDSPRRERREAGDMELYRIEVGRDDGVEVRHIVGAIANEGDISSRYIGNIKLFGTHSTIELPKGMPGEILSHFTRTRILNKPMNMQLLGDAQPQPARRERPAGAGGERRGNGAPRSFNGDRPAGAGGERRGNGAPRSFSGDRREGSSAAGERRPPSRAPRRTTDA; this is encoded by the coding sequence ATGACTACTGAGCTTGAAATCTCTTTTGCTGACCTGGGGCTGTCTGCTCCGATCATTTCTGCCCTTACCGATTTGGGCTACGAAAAACCTTCACCAATCCAGGCTGAGTGTATTCCTCACCTGCTGAGCGGCCGCGATGTTCTGGGTATGGCGCAGACCGGTTCCGGTAAAACTGCTGCATTCTCTTTACCTTTGCTGCACAACATTGATGCTTCACTGAAAGCACCACAAATTCTTGTTCTGGCACCCACCCGCGAACTGGCGGTTCAGGTTGCTGAAGCAATGACTGACTTCTCTAAACATATGCATGGCGTGAATGTGGTTGCCCTTTACGGCGGCCAGCGCTATGACGTTCAGCTGCGCGCACTGCGTCAAGGTCCACAAGTTGTTGTGGGTACCCCGGGCCGCCTGCTGGACCACCTGAAACGTGGCACCCTGAACCTCTCTAACCTGAGCGGTCTGGTACTGGACGAAGCCGATGAAATGCTGCGTATGGGCTTCATCGAAGATGTCGAAACTATCATGGCGCAGATCCCGGCTCAGCATCAGACCGCGTTGTTCTCTGCAACCATGCCAGAAGCGATCCGTCGTATTACCCGTCGCTTCATGAAAGATCCACAGGAAGTACGCATTCAGTCAAGCATCACTACCCGTCCGGACATCAGCCAGAGTTACTGGACTGTGCACGGCCTGCGTAAAAATGAAGCTCTGGTGCGTTTCCTGGAAGCTGAAGACTTTGATGCAGCCATCATCTTCGTGCGTACTAAAAGCGCGACGCTGGAAGTGGCTGAAGCCCTGGAACGTAGCGGCTACAGCAGCGCTGCACTGAACGGTGATATGAACCAGGCCCTGCGTGAGCAGACACTGGAACGTCTGAAAGATGGCCGTCTGGACATTCTGATCGCAACCGACGTGGCAGCACGTGGTCTCGACGTAGAACGTATCAGCCTGGTTGTTAACTACGACATCCCGATGGATTCTGAGTCTTACGTTCACCGTATCGGCCGTACCGGTCGTGCTGGCCGTGCAGGTCGCGCATTACTGTTCGTTGAGAACCGTGAACGTCGCCTGTTGCGTAACATTGAACGCACCATGAAGCTGACCATTCCAGAAGTTGAAATTCCTACTGCTGATGTGCTGGGCGAGCGTCGTCTTGCTAAGTTCGCAGCAAAAGTTCAGCAACAACTGGAAAGCAGCGATCTGGATCAGTACCGCGCGCTGTTGGCTAAACTGCAACCTGCAGAAGAGTTGGACATCGAAACGCTGGCTGCTGCACTGCTGAAAATGGCACAGGGCGAACGTCCTCTGATCGTTGCCGCTGACCCAATCTTCAAAAGCCGTCCACCGCGTCGTGAATTTGAAGAACGTGGCGACCGCGGTGACCGTGGCGATCGTCGTGACCGTCCGGCTCGCAGCAATGACCGTCCTGCACGTGATGGTGACAGCCCGCGTCGTGAACGTCGTGAAGCTGGCGATATGGAACTGTACCGTATCGAAGTGGGTCGTGATGATGGTGTTGAAGTTCGTCACATCGTTGGCGCGATCGCTAACGAAGGCGACATCAGCAGCCGTTACATTGGTAACATCAAGCTGTTCGGTACGCACTCTACTATCGAACTGCCGAAAGGTATGCCGGGCGAGATTCTGTCTCATTTCACCCGTACCCGCATCCTGAACAAACCGATGAACATGCAGTTGCTGGGTGATGCTCAGCCGCAGCCTGCACGTCGCGAACGTCCGGCCGGTGCTGGTGGCGAGCGTCGTGGTAACGGTGCTCCGCGTTCTTTCAACGGTGATCGTCCAGCCGGTGCTGGTGGCGAACGTCGTGGTAACGGCGCTCCACGTTCTTTCAGCGGCGACCGTCGTGAAGGTTCTTCAGCAGCTGGCGAACGTCGTCCGCCAAGCCGCGCACCACGTCGTACTACTGACGCATAA
- the yrbN gene encoding protein YrbN — MKMTENFLDELCRLAAIINEARVHDY; from the coding sequence ATGAAAATGACTGAAAATTTTCTCGACGAGTTATGTAGACTGGCTGCCATTATTAATGAGGCACGTGTACATGACTACTGA